The sequence CCACTTCTATCTTGTCCAAAATCAAATTGGGTCTTATTACCACCAATTTCACTATTTTGTCCACTTGGACTAAAGTTGGGCCTAGCATGTTTCTTCCTTTTGCCAGCATACTTCCTTGACACAACTTTTTTCTTCCCAATGTTAACACCAGCTCCATTACCAAAATTTACTCATAACCCACCATCTTTTCCCTTTTCTAAATTCTCAGCTTTCTTCTTCTTAGTATACTTTCTCACATTAACTCTATCTTAATCTCCATCAGTATCATTACTCTCATCATACCCATCTAAAGGAGGCTGGTATGCCTCATCTTTATCACTATCATAACCATCATCAGATGAGGATGAAGAAGATGAATCACTAATTTCAATCCCAGTCTGACCAATATTCTCTTGAACATAACAAGGCAACTTGACGAGAGGAcatttgctagtaaagaattttataagaataatcgcgttgtaagtatagtttctaaaccaataaagaattctttcgtacaaaagtttggttgtcacaagtaacaaaacccaataaaatttataaccgaagtatttaaatctcgggtcgtcttctcaaggaattgcagggaagtatgatttattattggttatgaaaaaaaggtatatttttggatttttgagatggggaacaagtaatttaaatggcaagaaaaataaattaacaattataaaaaagaaaactcttggcaaggtatgagaactggaaatcccatcctagttatccttatcaggtgtgatgagaattgtttagtgctcccacttagttaacccttactaaataatgaaaagtcaagtggactaatcaacttgattcctcaagtcctagtcaactcctatggaaagactagttttagagggatccaaatcaatcagcaacttccaattctcaatcaattgctgagtttgacaactcaagtgttaccaattacttaaccgaagccaaaagggaaaaatctaagtTATTCATATCTTAAATAGAAGGAAACAAtcttaaatatgaaatacctcgaattgtattgaatcaaattaaatatcagaattcataagccaatttggcaaagtaaacaactaaagtaattcaatgaataaaagtagaagagaacataaagtaaaggaatattgaacctggattgaagaaataaatataaaataagagaaatcctaattctaaaacctaagagagaggagagagcctctctctctaaaaactacatctaaaactaaaattatgaataatgaacGTTGTGTCAAagttgtgtgttgagtctctgcatgtttcccggctttattctgtgtttctgggccaaaaattgggccaaaacgcggcccgaaattgcccctagcattttctgttaattcgcgtacacgtcgtccacgcgttcgcgtcatttagcGATTTTcattgtcatgcgtacgcgtcgtccaccgcattcgcgtcattcgtgcagactccaatccacgtgtacgcattaagcatgcgcacgcgtcgctgcaattttctccattccgcgcgctcgcgtaAGCCATGCACGTGCGTCGGTGTTTGCTGGTCATCTcgttagtttcttgtgttccttccatttttgcaatcTTCCACTCCATTCTCTAAGcaattcctgccctatgaagcctgaaacacttaacacacagatcacggcatcgaatggtataaaggagaattaaaattcataaattaaagttatttaggaagcaagttttcaaccataaaacaatactaggaaggaaaatgtaaaatcatgcaattagtatgaataagtgggtgaagacttgatgaaaccactcaataaaacacaagataaaccataaaatagtggtttatcacaactCAACTGAGTGCTCGAAATACAAATTAAAATCAACACAATTATTAGCCAGTAGAGAATTTCTCAGCTAATTCATCTCATAATCTCCCTTGATCATATGAAGGCCAAATTCTAAATTAACAGCTATGGATTCTAACCAATGCATTGTAGTATATTCAATATATCCTAAACTTTGTAGTAGTTCTTCTAGATAAAAAAAGTTCACTAAGTCTATGTTCATTAGAGAAAACTTATGTACCTTTCCATCCAAATAATGCAGCACCCTATTATCATCCTTTCCAAGTCTTCCACCATGATTAAACACGGACACAACAAAATTAGACATTTGtagcaacaaaaaaaaatcaacaccTACTTAACAAATATAATTCAAAAACAGGAaaagcatttaaaaaaaaaaaacaacaatagcaacttaattttaaaatggtTTCTTTAAACCCCAAAGTCAACTTGTACAAATATAATAACACAACATAATGAATCTTTCAATTGTTTAATCACTAATGCTCAGCTTTAACCTTTTAATAATACAATAAAAATAGTTTAGTCACTATAACCATTTCAAATAGCATACACATATGCAAAAGGTATAAAAGTACTCAATTGTGCAAAAGTTAGAAATAATATCCATTAccattagaaataaaaatacgcAGTTGTTGTAAAGGTTAGAAATAATATCTATTACCATTAGAAATAAAAGTACTCAGCAGTTGCAAATGTTAAAAGTACTCTGCTTCATTCTTTTAagcattaaaatcgtccttttttcatttttttaacgaATCAATTAGAAATTAGTAAATTTTTGTTCTTTTCATCAACGTTGATTTGTTCTCTCTAGTAAGCAATTTTAATTTCACAATTTGTTATGAACTTGATTAGTTGTTCTCTCCAGTAAGTAGTTTCACCtatcttatttattttatgtggTCATTTTAATCATATTAGTCAGGAAATTGGACTCACTCTTATTACTGAATATCAATTAAAAAAAGTTTTATTATACAAAAAGCTTCAAGAACATGATCAgtctttcaattttttaaatCACTAACAAAGCGTAACTTAGAACCATATGCAACTAGCAAGAGTAATAGAATCATGATCAAAAGAAATCACAAAAACTAGAATAAAATACAATAGCAGAGTCATTAAGTAAGTATATTTACCTTATTGGTCAAATGCTCCGTCACGGCAATGTCAAACGCCGTCAGTTGCATTGTCGACCCTACCATCTTCTTGGGAGTCAAGCTTAGGGCTCTAGGTAATTTCAGAGAACGAAGAAGGAATTTTGTGTCATCAAAGAGTGAAGGTTCGTTTTACATTCTCTTCCAATCTATCAAATGACGTAGTTTTAGTGAAATTACTAGGGGCCATGTTAAGTGAGCATAATATTTGTTAGTCCAAGATAGCACTTAACGTGTCATGTAGATATGCCTTGTTAATCCTAAAGATAAATTATTAACGGAGGGGCTAACTTGTCTCATGGAGTTAATTGTTAGGGGTCGGACAgggatttatttttttatgaggGCTTAATTGTCTTTCGATGTAATTGTCAGGGACTGTTTAGAATTTTTCTCTATATTTAATTCTGATTTGACTATTAGAGATATTTGACAAAGTGGCCAGTGAGATCTCCATGATGTATTCTCTATCATGCCAATGGAGGTCAGGCAACATTTGGATGCTTATAATCTGAATTTGAATGTTGGGGAGAGTCTTGGTTGGTCTTGGCGTGTGGCATCATCTAAGCTCTACTCAATTAGGAGTGGATATAGTTGGCTAGTCAAAAGAAAGTTTGATTAGGATAAGTATGATAATTAGTTGTGAGTTTGATAACTACATATTTCTGAAAAGTATAAGTTTCTGATTTGGCTCAATCTTCACAATGTTGTCCCTACAATGAAATTTAGATTTGATTGTGGCATAGTTTTATCAAGCACTCGTCATGCTATCAGAGTGATTCTAAAATCATGCTTCATTGTCCCCAGAGTACCCCGGTGTCAAAGAGATTTGAAATGTTTTAGGCTTGTATTAGATCACTCGGATTCACGTGATTAACTTTATAGAGATGCTAGGAGTGGagatgcttttattttcttctcgaCCATCTAGTGGATTTGGGGAAGCAGGTTATTTAATTTAGATGATTTTTGGAATACTAATAAGGTGGTTCCTAATTCAATAAGGAAGCTACATACCATTTTCACTATGTACCAATCTTTATCTGTTCTCTCACTTTATTTGTATTGGattcttctttttaaattaaactgTGATGCTAGCTATTTTGTACCTATTGGTTATTCTGATTTTGGTTGCATTCTTCATAACTCTAATGGATATTGGTTGAAAGGCTACACCGAAAAGTGAAAGCTTGAAGTGTTCTCTTTACTGAATAGTATACCATTTTTAGATATTTATTTCTAGTTTAAAATAGTAAATTTTAGGAGGTGATTGACAAAAGGAGCTGTTTGGATGTCCTTTTTTTAATGAATTGAAAGATACTAGATAATAATATTTCGAAATGAAATTTGACAAAACATATACTGAAAGTCATTGATTAAAATTAAAGATTCTCTATTGTTTATTTCAAAAACGCACGAATAATTCAACAAATTTTGTGGCCAAAATAACCGTTTTTTATGCGAATATTTATTTGAATAGATTCAATTCTGGAATAAATTTCAATATCTAATAGACCTAAACATGAACTTAGccaattaatttaaatttgtcttttctttattttttttctttcttgtctagtaaaaaaaatattaaaattaaaatatacgtTAAAATCGGTCTTTGTGTTTTTAAACTACATTTATATTCTTGATACCAATAGAAAAATCTATTTTTCGTGCATGCTGTAATTTGCATGCCCTTCATAACTCCAAGAAGTCAAGGACGGTCGGTGATCGTGCTTTTAAGCtcccttttttttataaaagtattaaaaaattattaaaatttattgttttttgttattagttaattattaatattttaaaatataaaacaaattaaaaaattaaattaataactaaataataactaaaaaaataaattcaaatagtcatttagtatttttttgaaataaaaagtcCATAAAAAAGTCTAGGCTACGCTCTAATCAATAATCATACTCTATATTCCTAAACCTCAACAGAAGAACCAGGTCACTAACTCCCTCACTATGAAGGGTCAAAGTCAAAGTTGGCGTTGAGTTAAGGGCTGCCAACTGCCAAAAGCAGCATACATGTTGTCACCGTAATAATACCATACCCTTTCTCCGCCATCAACCCACATCGGATTCCGACGCGGTCACATTCCACCATTCATATCCCGGCACGTGTCACGAACACCATACCCTTGGCCGCGTAGGATCGCTCCccaccctttctctctctctctctattgctGCGTTCATCAAATCTAGCGCACTAAGCTTAAGCTACTATTACTCAGTAAGTACTAACCCACACAAAACAAAGAGAGTCAGACAAAAAGAAACTAAAagtaggaagaagaagaggaaggggAAAACCACCAAAAACGACACCGTTTTTCGCATGGTAATTACTAATTAAGGGTTCGTGATGCCGAGGCAGAACCGAAACGTGGACATGATGATGATACCTGGTAAGATCAGAAAACGAGGTTGCTCGTCATCGGCTTCGTCATCCTCCTCCGTGCTCCATAACTACAGGTTCAAGAGGGCCATACTCGTCGGCAAGAGAGGCGGATCCACCACCCCCGTCCCAACCTGGAAGCTCTTGGCGTCGAGATCTCCGGCGGCGTCGACTTTTCGTGCACTCGACTCCCCTAAGTACCCGCCGTCGCAGTCCGGCGGGGGAGGAGTGAAGGCGAAGCAAGCACCGGTGTCGGCGAGGAAGCTGGCGGCGACGCTGTGGGAGATGAACGAGATCCCTTCGCCGAGCGTGAGGGAAATGCAGCAGGGAGATTCGAAGCTGAAGAAAGAACTCAGAGCGAGAGAAAAGATTGCGAGGTCCATGCGTTCTGGTTCTTTGCCTCCTCACCTGTCTGATCCATCGCACAGTCCTGTATCCGAGGTGAATACTGAATactcttttgtttatttatttatttatttgttcttGCTATCTTGAACGTAATTACATGTGGAGCATGTTCAGAATAGCATTAAATGGCTACTATCTAgtcattatatatttaatttattcttaCGAAGTTTGtgatttgcttgtttatttatttatttttgggtaGAGAATGGATCAATCCGGAACTGGTAGCCGCCATAGAAGAACTCCATCTGTTCCTCAGAGGCCACCTAGGCTTTCAGAGCACCATGTCGGCCCTTTGGATTCCCTTAGTAATGCCAGTCTCATGGAGGTATCTTTGTACCAAATTATGATGTGGTTCTCTTGTCTTAAATGTTTTTTACTCCCTAAATCCTAGCAATGACATTGCAATTGTGCATTAATTTGATGCATCCAGTTCATTAATAGTTCCATCGGGTTGCTAAATCTAAATGAATAATACAATTGC is a genomic window of Arachis ipaensis cultivar K30076 chromosome B06, Araip1.1, whole genome shotgun sequence containing:
- the LOC110262418 gene encoding uncharacterized protein LOC110262418; the protein is MPRQNRNVDMMMIPGKIRKRGCSSSASSSSSVLHNYRFKRAILVGKRGGSTTPVPTWKLLASRSPAASTFRALDSPKYPPSQSGGGGVKAKQAPVSARKLAATLWEMNEIPSPSVREMQQGDSKLKKELRAREKIARSMRSGSLPPHLSDPSHSPVSERMDQSGTGSRHRRTPSVPQRPPRLSEHHVGPLDSLSNASLMEVPMILCRWYLVDE